In Gambusia affinis linkage group LG06, SWU_Gaff_1.0, whole genome shotgun sequence, one DNA window encodes the following:
- the tlcd5a gene encoding TLC domain-containing protein 5a isoform X2, with product MVLLVGFTLLCFCCWASFYFILCFLNGRRSYEWNCRLVTFVHGMVAVCITAYIGYVDGPWPFSEPGTKNTPLQISALVISLGYFIFDMAWCLYFRTEGLVMLAHHTMTILGIIMTLWLGESGIESCAVLFGSEITNPLLQTRWFLKQTGRYETPLGDAVDVVFVLLFVVMRIFVGGTMLYCELISPRPLFLIKCGGVAMYALSWAFMVDIVGFVIRRRKRWHQERDQRRKVVAKTH from the exons ATGGTGCTGCTTGTAGGTTTCACACtcctctgcttctgctgctgggCGTCTTTCTACTTCATCTTGTGCTTCCTCAACGGACGTAGGAGCTACGAATGGAACTGTCGCCTAGTCACTTTCGTGCACGGCATGGTGGCGGTTTGCATCACAGCTTACATAGGGTATGTGGATGGACCCTGGCCATTCAGTGAGCCAG GCACCAAGAACACCCCTTTACAAATAAGTGCCTTGGTGATCAGTCTGGGCTACTTCATTTTTGACATGGCCTGGTGCTTGTACTTCCGCACTGAGGGACTTGTCATGCTGGCCCACCACACCATGACAATTCTGGGAATTATAATGACCCTGTGGCTGGGCGAGTCCGGAATCGAATCGTGCGCCGTTCTCTTCGGCAGCGAAATCACCAACCCCCTCCTGCAGACGCGCTGGTTCCTCAAGCAGACGGGACGCTACGAGACTCCGCTCGGGGACGCTGTGGATGtcgtgtttgtgctgctgtttgttgtGATGCGAATCTTTGTGGGAGGTACAATGCTGTACTGTGAGCTGATCTCGCCGAGACCCTTATTCCTCATCAAATGCGGAGGAGTGGCCATGTACGCTCTGTCCTGGGCCTTCATGGTGGACATTGTTGGCTTTGTCATACGGAGGCGCAAGAGATGGCACCAGGAGAGAGACCAACGACGGAAGGTTGTAGCTAAAACGCACTGA
- the tlcd5a gene encoding TLC domain-containing protein 5a isoform X1: MQYIRFAPWKTFVFLQKSTYKSSSGETMVLLVGFTLLCFCCWASFYFILCFLNGRRSYEWNCRLVTFVHGMVAVCITAYIGYVDGPWPFSEPGTKNTPLQISALVISLGYFIFDMAWCLYFRTEGLVMLAHHTMTILGIIMTLWLGESGIESCAVLFGSEITNPLLQTRWFLKQTGRYETPLGDAVDVVFVLLFVVMRIFVGGTMLYCELISPRPLFLIKCGGVAMYALSWAFMVDIVGFVIRRRKRWHQERDQRRKVVAKTH, translated from the exons tcttcAGGGGAGACGATGGTGCTGCTTGTAGGTTTCACACtcctctgcttctgctgctgggCGTCTTTCTACTTCATCTTGTGCTTCCTCAACGGACGTAGGAGCTACGAATGGAACTGTCGCCTAGTCACTTTCGTGCACGGCATGGTGGCGGTTTGCATCACAGCTTACATAGGGTATGTGGATGGACCCTGGCCATTCAGTGAGCCAG GCACCAAGAACACCCCTTTACAAATAAGTGCCTTGGTGATCAGTCTGGGCTACTTCATTTTTGACATGGCCTGGTGCTTGTACTTCCGCACTGAGGGACTTGTCATGCTGGCCCACCACACCATGACAATTCTGGGAATTATAATGACCCTGTGGCTGGGCGAGTCCGGAATCGAATCGTGCGCCGTTCTCTTCGGCAGCGAAATCACCAACCCCCTCCTGCAGACGCGCTGGTTCCTCAAGCAGACGGGACGCTACGAGACTCCGCTCGGGGACGCTGTGGATGtcgtgtttgtgctgctgtttgttgtGATGCGAATCTTTGTGGGAGGTACAATGCTGTACTGTGAGCTGATCTCGCCGAGACCCTTATTCCTCATCAAATGCGGAGGAGTGGCCATGTACGCTCTGTCCTGGGCCTTCATGGTGGACATTGTTGGCTTTGTCATACGGAGGCGCAAGAGATGGCACCAGGAGAGAGACCAACGACGGAAGGTTGTAGCTAAAACGCACTGA